A portion of the Rhinopithecus roxellana isolate Shanxi Qingling chromosome 19, ASM756505v1, whole genome shotgun sequence genome contains these proteins:
- the LOC104658490 gene encoding keratin-associated protein 9-2-like, translated as MTHCCSPCCQPTCCRTTCCRTTCWKPTCVTTCSSTPCCQPSCCVSSCCQPCCRPTCCQNTCCRTTCCQPTCVTSCCQPSCCSAPCCQPTCCGSSCCGQTSCGSSCGQTSSCAPVYCRRTCYHPTCVCLPGCLNQSYGSSCCQPCCRPACCETTCCRTTCFQPTCVSSCCQPSCC; from the coding sequence ATGACCCACTGTTGCTCCCCTTGTTGCCAGCCTACGTGCTGCAGGACCACCTGCTGCAGGACCACCTGCTGGAAGCCCACCTGTGTGACCACCTGCAGCAGCACACCCTGCTGCCAACCCTCCTGCTGTGTGTCCAGCTGTTGCCAGCCTTGCTGCCGCCCAACTTGCTGTCAAAACACCTGCTGTAGGACCACCTGCTGCCAGCCCACCTGTGTGACCAGCTGCTGTCAGCCTTCCTGCTGCAGCGCACCCTGCTGCCAGCCCACCTGCTGTGGGTCCAGCTGCTGTGGCCAAACCAGCTGTGGGTCCAGCTGTGGCCAGACCAGCTCCTGTGCACCTGTCTACTGCAGAAGAACCTGCTATCACCCCACATGTGTCTGCCTGCCTGGTTGCCTAAACCAGAGCTATGGATCCAGCTGCTGTCAGCCCTGCTGCCGCCCAGCCTGCTGTGAGACCACCTGCTGCAGGACCACTTGCTTCCAGCCCACCTGTGTGTCCAGCTGCTGCCAGCCTTCTTGCTGTTGA